From Bacillus horti, one genomic window encodes:
- a CDS encoding YhgE/Pip domain-containing protein — MNSLKAFFTQKSTILAFVGVLVYQVIMMGIFLPAYSAMPQNISNLRVGIVNEDTNYGAEIEKQMLEELPFVVETNRSLEEAQRSLEDRDIYLLIHIPQDFTENLISEDKKTTINFTINQANPSLVSTTMSSVVQEISSILANQFETSFIEEMLVHLNIPEEQAIGMADMAKNQFEPNITIINEQRQGMHNQMAPILLTIAANVGSMIFSMFIVSSLDRMRPQIGKWKAYGSMQLAILTFALIGSLPSLGILFALENYGLGSFITVWGTLSLLTLAAIQIFTISTMLLGQPGMLFNLTFLLIQVIAGAGVIPYEANYKVMQWLSHISPAYYANQANFIGLFGGNSVLPYLLGLLGLAIGGAIITSIIQGIKKENAPLKKSLF; from the coding sequence ATGAATTCACTTAAAGCATTTTTTACTCAAAAATCAACAATTTTAGCATTTGTGGGTGTTCTAGTGTATCAGGTCATAATGATGGGTATATTCCTTCCTGCCTATTCAGCAATGCCTCAAAACATATCTAATTTACGGGTAGGAATTGTAAATGAGGATACTAACTATGGCGCAGAAATTGAAAAGCAGATGCTAGAAGAGTTACCCTTTGTCGTAGAAACAAATAGGAGTCTAGAAGAAGCACAGCGTTCGTTAGAGGACAGAGATATTTACCTGTTAATCCATATCCCACAAGACTTCACGGAAAATCTGATTAGTGAAGATAAAAAAACTACGATCAATTTTACGATTAACCAAGCAAACCCATCGCTTGTTTCAACTACAATGTCATCGGTTGTTCAAGAGATTTCATCGATATTAGCAAATCAATTTGAGACTAGCTTTATTGAAGAAATGCTAGTTCATCTAAATATTCCTGAGGAGCAAGCTATCGGAATGGCTGACATGGCTAAGAATCAATTTGAGCCTAACATAACGATCATTAATGAGCAAAGACAAGGAATGCATAATCAAATGGCTCCAATTTTATTAACGATTGCGGCTAATGTTGGGTCCATGATTTTTTCCATGTTTATTGTGAGCTCCCTTGACCGCATGCGTCCCCAAATAGGGAAGTGGAAAGCATATGGTTCTATGCAGTTAGCGATACTAACTTTTGCCTTAATTGGCTCATTACCGAGCTTAGGTATCTTATTTGCTTTGGAGAACTATGGACTAGGGTCATTTATAACCGTTTGGGGTACATTGTCATTATTGACATTAGCGGCAATCCAAATTTTTACGATATCGACGATGCTATTAGGACAGCCTGGTATGTTGTTCAATTTAACTTTCTTATTAATCCAAGTTATTGCTGGAGCCGGTGTTATTCCTTATGAAGCGAATTATAAAGTGATGCAATGGCTAAGCCATATTTCACCAGCATACTATGCAAATCAAGCGAATTTTATAGGTCTATTCGGTGGGAATTCGGTGCTACCGTATCTCCTTGGACTACTAGGCTTAGCAATCGGTGGTGCAATCATAACAAGCATCATTCAAGGGATAAAGAAAGAGAATGCACCATTAAAGAAATCATTATTCTAG
- a CDS encoding DUF1885 family protein, producing the protein MGQSAYIRLVDASTTQTVQLQDIKDKFHRYIDMTTKTGNQLDWGYAEAAFPYTLVEKPEGKDHWFYLKGSNPLYKYIVVGVGTDQANQAEGGEQAEESQFIQVVLPDGATHGDKSKANEFCKYLAKEFKAQLDLFNGRRMYYYPRKP; encoded by the coding sequence TTGGGACAGAGTGCCTATATTAGACTAGTTGACGCTTCTACAACACAAACTGTTCAATTGCAGGATATTAAGGATAAGTTTCATCGCTACATAGATATGACAACAAAAACGGGCAATCAGCTAGATTGGGGATACGCCGAAGCCGCGTTTCCCTATACCTTAGTCGAGAAGCCTGAAGGGAAAGATCACTGGTTTTATTTAAAGGGAAGTAATCCTTTATATAAATATATTGTTGTTGGAGTAGGAACAGACCAAGCAAATCAGGCTGAGGGTGGCGAACAAGCTGAAGAATCTCAGTTCATCCAAGTGGTTCTACCTGATGGGGCAACACATGGTGATAAATCAAAGGCTAATGAATTTTGCAAGTACTTAGCTAAGGAATTTAAGGCTCAGTTGGATTTATTTAATGGCCGCCGGATGTATTATTACCCTCGTAAGCCTTAA
- a CDS encoding TetR/AcrR family transcriptional regulator, which translates to MSNQTTERTRSFILIAFRELLNKKTFKSITINDICMQSKIHRSSFYRYYNDKYDLMREILPILFNQMREESNGEAIYNFVVDYIDENKRFIKNILSNDEFSTDFVNLLSDFILVEAQNNNLIISERINNFPNPKVLIDFYSSGIVHVLRRWLNDDYDCSKKELKALIYELVST; encoded by the coding sequence TTGAGCAATCAGACAACGGAAAGAACCCGATCGTTCATATTGATTGCATTTCGAGAGTTATTAAACAAAAAAACATTTAAATCCATTACAATAAATGATATATGCATGCAAAGTAAAATACACCGTAGTTCATTTTATCGCTACTATAACGATAAATATGATTTGATGAGAGAGATCTTACCTATTCTCTTTAACCAAATGAGAGAGGAAAGCAATGGTGAGGCTATATATAACTTCGTCGTAGATTATATAGACGAAAATAAGCGGTTTATAAAGAATATTTTATCAAATGATGAGTTTTCTACTGACTTTGTGAATTTATTAAGTGATTTTATACTAGTTGAAGCTCAGAATAATAACTTGATCATTTCAGAGAGAATCAATAATTTTCCTAATCCCAAAGTATTAATTGATTTTTATAGTAGTGGCATTGTTCATGTGTTAAGAAGATGGTTGAATGATGATTATGATTGTTCAAAGAAGGAGCTAAAGGCACTAATATATGAATTAGTTTCCACATAA